The following are from one region of the Silene latifolia isolate original U9 population chromosome 9, ASM4854445v1, whole genome shotgun sequence genome:
- the LOC141600999 gene encoding uncharacterized protein LOC141600999, which yields MNFDFDAAGEVRFLQMNELEELRLEAYECSKIYKDQKKKWHDGKIMKKDISVGDLVLLFNSKVKVFPGKLRSRWSGPFKATNVFPYGAFELWSEEGGTFKVNGQRIKCYYEGDDKV from the coding sequence atgaattttgactttgatgCCGCCGGAGAGGTCCGAtttctccaaatgaatgagcttgaAGAATTGAGGTTGGAGGCTTATGAGTGCTCCAAAATCTACAAAGACCAAAAAAAGAAATGGCATGATGGCAAGATCATGAAGAAAGATATAAGTGTGGGAGACCTTGTTCTCCTTTTCAATTCCAAAGTTAAGGTGTTCCCAGGCAAGCTTAGATCGAGGTGGTCGGGACCCTTCAAGGCGACGAACGTATTTCCTTACGGTGCCTTTGAGCTTTGGAGTGAGGAAGGCGGGACCTTCAAAGTCAATGGGCAACGAATCAAATGCTACTATGAAGGAGATGACAAAGTCTGA